One genomic window of Quercus robur chromosome 6, dhQueRobu3.1, whole genome shotgun sequence includes the following:
- the LOC126690185 gene encoding uncharacterized protein LOC126690185 has product MTDLLFKAQKYMNKEDTLTAKRLMGKQKKEETSEFHGKKKDSKDSYAEPKASKSSPDTPKRKMNFTPLVMPMDKILMQTKDEPGLKWSKPLSTSLRKRDLKKDHQPQSRAKDKTHGDAKDNGRDFPKQVVGEIRTIAGRTISEGSYRSLKKTYYRQDNSVHMKHPSLKYRWSENDDIKFTERDANGIKQPHDDPLVITLGIEGFTMRRVLVDNESSADIMYMTAYQQLRVDPKKLKPFNSPLLSFSGDRIYTKGIITLSVTTRAYPAQVTIQVYFLIVNCPSSYNVILGRPTINKLKFVMSTYCLKMKFPTPSGVGQIYGDQLLVRECY; this is encoded by the exons ATGACGGATCTGCTGTTCAAAGCCCAGAAGTATATGAATAAGGAGGACACCCTTACGGCCAAAAGGCTAATGGGAAAACAGAAGAAGGAAGAGACCAGTGAGTTTCATGGTAAGAAGAAGGATAGCAAGGACTCATACGCAGAGCCTAAGGCTAGCAAGAGTAGTCCTGACACCccaaagagaaagatgaacttcACTCCGTTAGTTATGCCTATGGACAAAATCCTGATGCAAACAAAGGATGAACCAGGGTTGAAATGGTCTAAGCCATTAAGCACGTCCTTGAGGAAGCGTGACCTAAAGAA GGACCACCAGCCTCAATCAAGGGCTAAGGATAAAACCCATGGTGATGCAAAGGACAATGGACGAGATTTTCCGAAGCAAGTTGTGGGAGAGATTCGGACAATAGCAGGAAGAACCATATCAGAAGGGTCGTACAGGTCTTTGAAGAAAACGTATTACAGGCAGGACAATAGTGTCCATATGAAACATCCATCCCTGAAGTATCGATGGTCAGAGAATGATGACATCAAGTTTACTGAACGAGATGCAAATGGGATAAAGCAACCCCATGATGACCCACTCGTCATTACATTGGGAATAGAAGGATTCACCATGAGGAGAGTGTTAGTTGATAACGAAAGCTCGGCGGACATAATGTACATGACAGCCTATCAGCAGTTGAGGGTGGATCCCAAGAAGCTCAAACCCTTTAATTCTCCATTGCTCAGTTTCAGCGGAGATAGAATTTATACAAAGGGAATCATCACATTATCCGTCACAACTAGGGCATACCCGGCGCAAGTGACgattcaagtttatttcttgatcGTTAATTGCCCATCGTCCTACAATGTCATTTTGGGACGACCTACTATAAACAAGCTCAAGTTTGTGATGTCGACTTATTGCTTGAAAATGAAGTTTCCAACTCCAAGCGGGGTAGGCCAAATATATGGGGATCAGCTTTTGGTCAGGGAATGTTATTAA
- the LOC126688742 gene encoding protein SIEVE ELEMENT OCCLUSION B-like: MASNALGSSQQSNKGGLSLFTLSEQEILNQIYSTHHVHDDEKFDVESLFIIVESILKRSTVVVDNVVLGTHATVEDLEEKTPKASFSPPICALKNISCEMQCKAPGEEIAHKTALTILNKLSNYSWDTKAVLTLAAFALDYGEFWQIAQAPASDQLAKSVGTLRRVPILLKRPTLQKHRQSLIELNNVIKSTLEVIECIFELEKLSNYDTKDVPALSTGVEHIPVDVYWAIVTVVASTTQFCCLINDEYKKPELSPFSQKLNYIVTKLKRQITTIRQQIEVTEAYWKLVKVFRTPTEIMEIFKLLIYTKDNVQPLIDGSTKKPVSIEVLKRKNVLLFISSLDISDDDISILRPIHDTIKKEDQYKIIWIPIVDEWTEDSKKKFEILRSKMPWYVVQYYSPIAGIRFVKEKWNFTGKSSVVVLNPQGKVECENALHMIRVWGIKAFPFTSTREEILTTSREWIGSIGARIHPNIENWIKDQKYIFFYGGKDKEWIQQFTKRATAIANDPVIKEAKISIELHCIGKGSKGEDDLGILGRFWTGIESLFISKTQRKTDTDAVALEIQKLLSYKNESGWVVLSKGSTVALSGHGTTMLKVLEDFDKWKEVVREKSFESTFKEYHNKVLHTAHICCRIDIPKASGKIPENMKCPDCPRVMETYISFKCCHIDGAANGLH; this comes from the exons ATGGCCAGCAACGCCCTAGGCTCTTCACAGCAATCCAATAAGGGTGGCCTGAGCTTGTTTACCTTGTCTGAGCAAGAGATCCTGAACCAAATTTATTCAACCCACCATGTCCACGATGATGAAAAGTTTGATGTTGAATCTCTTTTCATCATCGTTGAGAGCATCCTTAAGCGTTCTACTGTCGTCGTTGATAATGTAGTGCTG GGTACTCATGCAACTGTTGAAGACTTGGAGGAGAAGACCCCCAAAGCAAGTTTTAGTCCACCCATATGTGCACTCAAGAATATTTCCTGTGAG ATGCAATGCAAGGCCCCTGGTGAAGAAATTGCTCACAAAACAGCTCTCACAATACTTAACAAGCTATCAAACTATTCCTGGGATACAAAGGCAGTGTTAACTCTTGCAGCTTTTGCTTTGGATTATGGGGAATTCTGGCAAATTGCCCAAGCTCCGGCGTCGGACCAACTAGCCAAATCAGTGGGAACCTTGAGGCGGGTACCTATCCTCTTGAAGCGTCCAACACTGCAGAAACATAGGCAATCACTTATTGAGCTTAACAATGTGATCAAATCCACACTGGAAGTGATTGAATGCATCTTTGAGTTGGAGAAGctatcaaattatgacacaaagGATGTACCAGCATTATCAACAGGCGTGGAGCACATCCCAGTGGATGTTTATTGGGCAATAGTAACTGTTGTAGCAAGCACAACTCAGTTTTGTTGCCTCATTAACGATGA GTACAAGAAACCGGAACTATCCCCCTTTTCTCAGAAACTCAATTACATCGTCACCAAGCTTAAGAGGCAGATAACAACTATCAGACAACAAATAG AAGTGACAGAGGCTTACTGGAAGCTGGTGAAGGTTTTCCGAACCCCTACAGAGATTATGGAAATATTTAAGCTACTAATTTATACCAAGGACAATGTGCAGCCCCTTATTGATGGTTCTACTAAGAAACCG GTTAGCATTGAAGTGCTGAAGCGGAAGAATGTCTTATTATTCATTTCAAGCCTAGACATTTCTGATGATGACATTTCAATTCTTAGACCAATTCATGATACAATTAAGAAGGAAGATCAATATAAGATTATATGGATCCCAATTGTGGACGAATGGACAGAGGATTCAAAAAAGAAGTTTGAGATCCTTCGTTCTAAGATGCCATGGTACGTGGTGCAGTACTATTCACCAATTGCAGGTATTAGATTCGTGAAGGAGAAGTGGAACTTCACGGGTAAGTCCTCTGTTGTGGTGCTGAACCCTCAAGGAAAGGTGGAATGTGAGAATGCATTGCACATGATCAGGGTATGGGGAATAAAGGCCTTCCCTTTCACTTCCACGAGGGAGGAAATTCTGACCACTTCAAGAGAATGGATTGGATCCATAGGAGCTAGAATTCATCCAAATATTGAGAACTGG atcaaggaccaaaagtaCATCTTTTTCTATGGAGGCAAGGACAAAGAATGGATCCAACAATTCACTAAAAGAGCAACTGCTATTGCCAATGATCCGGTGATAAAAGAAGCAAAGATTTCCATAGAGTTGCACTGCATTGGTAAGGGTAGCAAAGGAGAGGATGATCTTGGCATCCTTGGGCGCTTCTGGACTGGCATTGAGAGCTTGTTCATTTCCAAGACTCAAAGGAAGACTGATACAGACGCTGTGGCACTAGAGATCCAAAAATTGCTATCATACAAGAATGAGAGTGGATGGGTTGTGCTCAGCAAAGGGTCAACTGTGGCACTCAGTGGGCATGGGACCACTATGTTGAAGGTTTTGGAGGACTTTGACAAATGGAAGGAGGTTGTGCGAGAAAAGAGCTTTGAATCCACTTTCAAAGAGTACCATAACAAGGTTCTTCACACTGCTCACATTTGTTGCCGCATTGACATTCCAAAGGCCAGTGGTAAAATACCAGAGAACATGAAATGCCCCGACTGTCCCCGAGTCATGGAGACTTATATCAGCTTCAAGTGTTGCCACATTGATGGTGCCGCCAATGGTCTTCACTGA
- the LOC126690186 gene encoding uncharacterized protein LOC126690186, with protein sequence MEILYGAMSNGERKLTVREFLHCYRPDEISGSRGMYSFASRSPLLKVIFETPDSNRDWKSRYFFLEGDRWMNHPGETEFMPVDTTWAVINQTRRRRPQVSLEEFSFLEKVCKKTTPEERTWAKLVNPRTIHWYCDGPEPTQEAIRYDERVHKQMDDAKRRALIKSQAVKKRESGEEVPKASASIPKRKLTTKSDRPFKQPKVSLEPVVGLMAEGNKAVTPAKQGKGKGLMAVPDGKQERPPSLLRDDSKYALEKLSSIITAEDYEDLGNHSTEAMGETGLFAVAQSLVMMKGLLDRCLNRESSLDRVRAKAQQTEEELGQLQRWRSKMVKKLELSEQARKELEEKTATSLMVIENKEAEIKQLKEEICQAKVAAVEEYRCSESCLGELSDSFLQGFDDSLRQVKKAYPELDLTMTCYLVLIELLHR encoded by the exons atggagattctctacggtgcaatgtcaaacggggaaaggaaattgacggtccgtgaatttcttcactgttaccgtccagacgagatttctggatcgagggggatgtacagttttgccagtcggagccccttgttgaaggtgatctttgagaccccagactcaaatagagactggaagagtcggtacttcttcctggagggtgatagatggatgaaccatccaggggagacggagttcatgcccgtcgacacaacttgggcagttataaatcagacac gtagacggcgcccacaagtcagCCTCGAGGAGTTTAGCTTCCTTGAAAAGGTTTGCAAGAAGactacgccggaggaaaggacttgggcgaagttggtgaacccgaggaccatacattggtactgcgacggtcctgagcccacccaagaagCGATAAGATACGACGAGCGAGTTCACAAAC agatggatgACGCAAAGAGGAGGGCTTTGATCAAGTCCCAAGCCGTCAAAaagagggaatccggcgaggaGGTTCCTAAGGCATCAGCTTCAATCCCTAAAAGGAAACTGACGACAAAATCCGACCGTCCctttaagcaaccaaaggtctctcttgaacctgtggttggcttaatggctgagggtaacAAGGCCGTCACCCCAGCGAAGCAGGGGAAGGGCAAAGGATTGATGGCGGTCCCAGacggtaagcaagagagacccCCTTCCCTTCTTCGTGATgactccaagtatgcattggagaaactgtcgtccatcatcacggcagaagactatgaagacctgggaaaccattcgacggaggccatgggggagacgggcctcttcgccgtcgctcag tccttggtcatgatgaagggactacttgaccggtgtctcaaccgtgagagtagcttggaccgggtgcgcgcgaaggcgcagcagacggaggaagagctcggacaactTCAGAGATGGAGGTCTAAGATGGtgaagaagctggagctttctgagcAGGCGAGGAAGGAGCTTGAGGAGAAGACGGCCACTTCGCTGATGGTCATAGAGAACAAAGAAGCTGAGATAAAACAACTCAAAGAAGAGATCTGTCAGGCTAAAGTGGCAGCCGTCGAGGAGTACCGATGCTCGGAGTCCTGTTTGGGCGAGCTGTCGGACTCCTTCCTCCAAGGATTCGATGATTCcctccgtcaagtcaagaaggcTTATCCGGAGCTGGACTTgacaatg ActtgttatcttgtgttgattGAGCTTTTACATCGGTGA